From one Aquipuribacter hungaricus genomic stretch:
- a CDS encoding SMP-30/gluconolactonase/LRE family protein: MSQSSSEPTAPRVTVLSEESYELGEGARAVDGVTFVDLLAGRLLRHPGTVGGEVEPVLSVDVPLGAVAPVAGEPGRRVAALGDGIALLDAAGSVEWLARPEEHAPAPTRMNDGVCDAEGRFWAGSMAYDGESPLGSLYRTDPDGTVTRVVEDLAIANGPAVSADGRLLFLADSAQHTITRYALAEDGHLSDGTVVVRTGEEGVPDGMTTDAEGTLWVAVHGAGEVRRYDADGYPLLTVTLPAAQPTSVTIVPGGLVVTTAAEGMEAPGPADGRLLRVDLDDAPTAVPVREFGPRR, translated from the coding sequence ATGAGCCAGAGCAGCAGCGAGCCGACCGCCCCCCGGGTCACCGTGCTGTCGGAGGAGTCCTACGAGCTCGGCGAGGGCGCCCGGGCCGTGGACGGCGTGACGTTCGTCGACCTCCTCGCGGGCCGGCTGCTGCGCCACCCCGGCACGGTCGGCGGCGAGGTCGAGCCGGTGCTGTCGGTCGACGTGCCCCTGGGCGCGGTCGCGCCGGTCGCGGGGGAGCCCGGCCGCCGGGTCGCCGCCCTCGGCGACGGCATCGCGCTGCTGGACGCCGCCGGCTCGGTCGAGTGGCTCGCCCGTCCCGAGGAGCACGCCCCCGCGCCGACCCGGATGAACGACGGGGTGTGCGACGCCGAGGGCCGGTTCTGGGCGGGGTCCATGGCCTACGACGGCGAGAGCCCGCTCGGCAGCCTCTACCGGACGGACCCCGACGGCACCGTCACCCGGGTCGTCGAGGACCTCGCCATCGCCAACGGCCCGGCCGTGTCCGCCGACGGCCGCCTGCTGTTCCTCGCCGACTCCGCGCAGCACACGATCACCCGCTACGCCCTCGCCGAGGACGGTCACCTGTCCGACGGCACGGTCGTCGTCCGCACCGGCGAGGAGGGCGTCCCCGACGGGATGACCACCGACGCCGAGGGCACGCTCTGGGTCGCGGTGCACGGCGCGGGCGAGGTCCGCCGCTACGACGCCGACGGCTACCCGCTGCTCACCGTCACGCTGCCGGCCGCCCAGCCGACGAGCGTGACGATCGTCCCGGGCGGCCTCGTCGTCACCACGGCCGCGGAGGGCATGGAGGCCCCGGGCCCGGCCGACGGGCGCCTGCTGCGCGTCGACCTGGACGACGCCCCCACCGCGGTGCCGGTGCGGGAATTCGGCCCCCGCCGCTAG
- a CDS encoding MFS transporter encodes MATTRETRTRQTPVGGVLALFTAATFAAITTEMLPVGLLPLMSSSFGVSDSRTGLLVSAYAAVVVLASVPLTAVVARWPRRTVLVALLVAYAASNLVLAAADGWWVALACRLLAGLAHAGFFSVVVGAAVALVPPDRVGRAVAAVSAGNALALVGGVPLGTALGTALGWRWAFVVAAVVLLLLAAATLVLLPKAPAPAASAAVPVLQAVRERPLQRVALVVVVLMLGHFTLWTYVSPLLLDVGVPASGVGLVLLGYGGAGVVGLLLAGAVVDRHLRGATVSAVAATALLLLALGLLGVAPDLLPGLPGGAGSGDLVRTLTVAVVVAWGAAFGMLPTLLQTLALRASPASEDAAPALVNASFNVGIAGGGLVGAQVLLLAEPSVLALVGAAGAGLALALLPGRSAARR; translated from the coding sequence GTGGCGACGACCCGCGAGACCCGGACCCGCCAGACCCCTGTCGGCGGCGTGCTCGCGCTCTTCACCGCGGCGACCTTCGCCGCGATCACCACCGAGATGCTGCCGGTCGGCCTGCTGCCGCTGATGAGCAGCTCGTTCGGCGTGAGCGACTCCCGCACCGGGCTGCTCGTGTCCGCCTACGCCGCCGTGGTCGTGCTCGCCTCGGTCCCGCTCACCGCCGTGGTGGCGCGCTGGCCCCGTCGCACGGTCCTCGTCGCCCTGCTCGTGGCCTACGCGGCGAGCAACCTCGTGCTGGCCGCCGCGGACGGGTGGTGGGTGGCCCTGGCCTGCCGGCTGCTGGCCGGGCTGGCGCACGCCGGGTTCTTCTCCGTCGTCGTCGGGGCGGCGGTGGCGCTCGTCCCCCCGGACCGGGTCGGCCGGGCCGTCGCGGCGGTGAGCGCCGGCAACGCCCTCGCCCTGGTCGGCGGAGTGCCGCTCGGCACCGCGCTGGGGACCGCGCTGGGCTGGCGCTGGGCGTTCGTCGTCGCCGCGGTCGTCCTGCTCCTGCTCGCCGCGGCCACCCTGGTGCTGCTGCCGAAGGCCCCCGCCCCGGCCGCGTCGGCCGCCGTGCCCGTGCTGCAGGCGGTGCGCGAGCGGCCGCTGCAGCGCGTCGCCCTCGTCGTGGTCGTCCTCATGCTCGGGCACTTCACGCTGTGGACCTACGTCAGCCCGCTGCTGCTGGACGTCGGCGTCCCGGCGTCCGGTGTGGGGCTCGTCCTGCTGGGCTACGGCGGTGCCGGCGTCGTCGGCCTGCTGCTGGCCGGCGCTGTCGTCGACCGGCACCTGCGCGGGGCGACGGTGTCCGCCGTCGCGGCGACGGCGCTGCTGCTCCTGGCCCTCGGCCTGCTCGGCGTCGCGCCCGACCTGCTGCCGGGCCTGCCCGGGGGTGCCGGGTCCGGCGACCTGGTCCGCACGCTGACGGTCGCCGTGGTGGTGGCCTGGGGAGCCGCGTTCGGCATGCTGCCGACGCTGCTGCAGACCCTCGCGCTGCGGGCCTCGCCGGCCTCGGAGGACGCGGCCCCGGCGCTGGTCAACGCGTCGTTCAACGTCGGCATCGCGGGCGGCGGGCTGGTCGGCGCGCAGGTGCTCCTGCTCGCGGAGCCGTCCGTGCTCGCGCTCGTCGGGGCGGCGGGGGCAGGTCTCGCGCTGGCGCTGCTCCCCGGGAGGTCCGCCGCACGCCGGTAG
- a CDS encoding DedA family protein, translated as MSAPAELDGVAGWAVGIMETLGGPGAGLVVALENLFPPIPSEIILPLAGFTAAQGSFSLLSAILWTTAGSLVGALVLYELGRVVGRDRVVAVAGRLPLVDTKDIEVAERWFQRHGPKAVFFGRMLPIIRSAISVPAGVERMPVLQFLLYTLAGSAIWNTIFIVAGYQLGERWSEVEQYATVLQYIVVAVAVLLVGWFVVSRVVRRQRAHPDVPVPPDEA; from the coding sequence GTGAGCGCCCCCGCAGAGCTGGACGGCGTCGCCGGCTGGGCCGTCGGCATCATGGAGACCCTCGGCGGCCCCGGCGCCGGCCTGGTCGTCGCCCTGGAGAACCTGTTCCCGCCGATCCCCAGCGAGATCATCCTGCCGCTGGCCGGGTTCACGGCGGCGCAGGGCAGCTTCTCGCTCCTGTCGGCCATCCTCTGGACCACCGCCGGCTCGCTGGTCGGTGCCCTCGTCCTGTACGAGCTCGGCCGGGTCGTCGGCCGCGACCGGGTCGTGGCGGTCGCGGGCCGGCTGCCCCTGGTCGACACCAAGGACATCGAGGTCGCCGAGCGGTGGTTCCAGCGGCACGGTCCCAAGGCGGTGTTCTTCGGGCGGATGCTGCCGATCATCCGCAGCGCCATCTCCGTGCCGGCGGGCGTGGAGCGGATGCCGGTCCTGCAGTTCCTGCTCTACACCCTGGCCGGCAGCGCCATCTGGAACACGATCTTCATCGTCGCCGGCTACCAGCTGGGGGAGCGGTGGTCCGAGGTCGAGCAGTACGCGACCGTCCTGCAGTACATCGTCGTCGCGGTCGCCGTCCTGCTCGTGGGCTGGTTCGTCGTGTCCCGCGTCGTCCGTCGCCAGCGCGCGCACCCGGACGTCCCCGTCCCGCCCGACGAGGCCTGA
- a CDS encoding DNA-formamidopyrimidine glycosylase family protein — protein MPEGDSVWRVARRLEAGLSGRTVLRSDLRVPRSATADLSGQTVLTTVPRGKHLLTRFSGGLTLHTHLRMTGSWTVVGAGKRLPRHLDDTVRVVLATAGPTAYALDMPVVELLRTDREDDVVGHLGPDLLGPGWDPAEAVRRLSRDPARPLAAALLDQRNLAGIGNLWANELCFLRGRSPWTPVGEVDLPPLVDLAHRLLRFSVSGAVTGQNTSQVTTGDPRKGRNHWVSGRAGRPCLRCGTTVRVVEEVPDDPERRRTWWCPRCQPGPQPPADRVESTPAALGPG, from the coding sequence GTGCCGGAGGGGGACAGCGTCTGGCGGGTGGCGCGCCGGCTCGAGGCGGGGCTGTCCGGTCGGACGGTCCTGCGCAGCGACCTGCGCGTCCCCCGCTCCGCCACCGCCGACCTGTCCGGGCAGACCGTCCTGACGACGGTGCCGCGCGGCAAGCACCTGCTCACCCGGTTCTCCGGCGGCCTCACCCTGCACACCCACCTGCGGATGACCGGCAGCTGGACCGTCGTCGGGGCCGGGAAGCGGCTGCCCCGCCACCTGGACGACACCGTCCGCGTCGTGCTCGCCACCGCCGGGCCGACGGCCTACGCGCTCGACATGCCCGTGGTAGAGCTGCTGCGCACCGACCGCGAGGACGACGTCGTCGGGCACCTCGGGCCGGACCTGCTCGGACCCGGCTGGGATCCCGCCGAGGCGGTCCGGCGGCTGTCCCGCGACCCTGCCCGCCCGCTCGCGGCGGCCCTGCTCGACCAGCGCAACCTCGCCGGCATCGGCAACCTGTGGGCCAACGAGCTGTGCTTCCTGCGCGGCCGCTCGCCGTGGACCCCCGTCGGCGAGGTCGACCTGCCGCCGCTGGTCGACCTGGCCCACCGGCTGCTGCGGTTCTCCGTCTCCGGCGCGGTCACCGGGCAGAACACCTCGCAGGTGACCACCGGCGACCCGCGCAAGGGACGCAACCACTGGGTGTCCGGGCGCGCGGGCCGGCCGTGCCTGCGCTGCGGCACGACGGTCCGCGTCGTCGAGGAGGTCCCGGACGACCCGGAGCGCCGGCGCACCTGGTGGTGCCCGCGCTGCCAGCCCGGCCCGCAGCCGCCCGCGGACCGGGTCGAGAGCACGCCGGCCGCCCTCGGGCCGGGCTGA